The proteins below are encoded in one region of Chrysemys picta bellii isolate R12L10 chromosome 4, ASM1138683v2, whole genome shotgun sequence:
- the LOC101951605 gene encoding mas-related G-protein coupled receptor member H-like, whose product MGTHYYKRRVYCRGILGSLCINIGASNAFDRAPAPLPCVQFQLATGPTRQHQGLVCMKDKETPASHGRGLMMTELSITSLLLTETSPVYRDNGTDCPIHSFIDLILDGVTVLICLFGLVGNGVVLWLLGFFIKRTPFTIYILNLAVADLNFLLCLLVYLLLGTVESLFCFHEFGHFLRFFHLLFLFAHNASLYLLTAISVERCLSVCYPIWCRCHRPKHLSALVCALLWALSCLVTGLMSYFCVSDGTEHCRMSHIAMYVLDFLIFAPIMVLSNLILFIKVRRSSQQRQPGRLYIVILLTVLFFLIFAVPFSIQRFGLYFNYFNIPIEICNALASVNSSINPVIYFLVGSYRKRRFRGSVKVALQRVFEEHADSREASRTDTMEMAN is encoded by the exons ATGGGAACTCATTACTATAAAAGAAGGGTGTATTGCCGTGGGATTTTGGGTTCACTCTGCATCAACATCGGAGCTTCGAATGCGTTCGAcagagccccagctcccctcccctgtgtgcagtttcagctggccactggaCCTACCAGGCAACACcaaggactg GTGTGCATGAAAGACAAGGAGACGCCGGCATCCCACGGCAGAGGTTTAATGATGACTGAGCTGAGCATAACGTCCCTGCTTCTGACAGAAACCAGCCCAGTCTATAGGGATAATGGGACCGATTGCCCAATACACAGCTTCATTGATCTGATCCTTGACGGGGTCACTGTCCTCATCTGTCTCTTCGGGCTGGTGGGCAACGGGGTCGTCCTCTGGCTCCTCGGCTTCTTCATTAAGAGGACTCCCTTCACCATCTACATCCTCAACCTGGCCGTCGCAGACTTAAACTTCCTCCTCTGCCTGCTTGTTTACCTCTTACTTGGTACTGTGGAATCTCTCTTCTGTTTCCATGAATTTGGGCACTTTCTGAGGTTTTTTCACCTGCTGTTCCTGTTCGCCCACAATGCCAGCCTGTACCTCCTGACGGCCATCAGCGTTGAgaggtgtctgtctgtctgctacCCCATCTGGTGCCGATGCCACCGCCCAAAGCACCTGTCTGCCCTTGTGTGCGCCCTGCTGTGGGCTCTCTCTTGCCTGGTAACCGGACTAATGTCTTATTTTTGTGTTTCTGATGGAACTGAACACTGCCGGATGTCACACATAGCCATGTATGTTCTGGATTTCCTGATTTTCGCTCCCATCATGGTTCTGTCCAACCTGATCCTGTTCATCAAGGTCCGACGTAGCTCCCAACAACGTCAGCCTGGAAGGCTCTACATTGTTATCTTGCTCACcgtcctcttcttcctcatcttTGCTGTTCCCTTCAGTATCCAGCGCTTTGGCctgtattttaattattttaatatccCCATTGAGATATGTAATGCACTGGCCTCTGTAAACAGCAGCATTAACCCAGTTATTTACTTTTTAGTTGGGAGCTACAGGAAGCGGCGGTTCAGGGGCTCTGTTAAGGTCGCACTCCAGAGGGTTTTTGAAGAGCATGCAGATTCCAGAGAGGCCTCCAGGACAGACACAATGGAGATGGCCAATTAA